One window of the Pyrus communis chromosome 17, drPyrComm1.1, whole genome shotgun sequence genome contains the following:
- the LOC137721957 gene encoding uncharacterized protein — protein MILNCLKKSFTNKKGKWLDELPGCLWAYRTIKRRATGDTLFSLAFGSEEIINPNVIKSSIITLLPSVEQNSKEMATSLDLAEERREQIISCITAYQQQLLSSYNKRAKTRQFQPEDLVLQKAFIIAHKKKASKRYIPFGKVCTRSAE, from the coding sequence atgatccttaattgcctcaagaaatccttcaccaacaagaagggaaaatggctagACGAACTCCCCGGatgtctatgggcatatcgcaccatCAAAAGACGAGCAACCGGTGATACtcttttctctttggcatttggctcaGAAGAAATCATTAATCCCAATGTCATCAAGTCAAGTATCATCACTCTACTACCAAGCGTTGAGCAGAACAGTAAGGAAATGGCCACaagcttagatctggcagaggagaGACGCGAACAGATCATCAGCTGCATCACAGCTTACCAGCAGCAGCTcctctccagctacaacaaaagggccaagacCCGACAATTCCAGCCCGAAGATTTAGTCCTACAAAAAGCCTTCATCATTGCCCATAAAAAAAAGGCTTCAAAAAGATATATCCCATTTGGGAAGGTCTGCACAAGATCAGCAGAATAG
- the LOC137723123 gene encoding monocopper oxidase-like protein SKU5, which yields MASLGFLTVLLIHICLFVSFSSAEDPNVFYQFEVSYITASPLGVPQQVIAINGKFPGPTINATTNNNVIVNVRNKLDENLLMTWAGIQQRRSSWQDGVLGTNCPIPPKWNWTYNFQVKDQIGSFFYFPSLNMQRASGGFGGFIINNRAVISIPFANPDGDITILIGDWYTKNHTALRKMLDDGKDLGMPDGVLINGKGPYQYNTTLVPDGIDYETLEVHPGKTYRLRVHNVGVSTTLNFRIQNHNLLLAESEGSYTVQQNYTSLDIHVGQSYSFLVTMDQNASSDYYIVASARFVNESNWKRVTGVGILHYTNSKGKAAGPLPAGPQDEYDKTYSMNQARSIRWNVSASGARPNPQGSFRYGSINVTDVYVLKNKPPVMINGKRRTTLSGISFKNPSTPIRLADWFKVKNAYKLDFPARPLTGAPKLETSVINATFRGFIEIILQNNDTKMQSYHVDGYAFFVVGMDYGEWTENSRGTYNKWDGIARSTVQVYPGAWSAILISLDNVGIWNIRAENLDSWYLGQETYMRVVNPEANNKTELPIPDNALYCGALNKLQKPQDISSATSITTNGSKLFFALLMIIYAFVSLFP from the exons ATGGCTTCCCTGGGCTTTTTGACTGTGCTTCTCATCCACATTTGCTTGTTTGTAAGCTTTTCTTCTGCCGAGGATCCAAATGTTTTCTACCAATTTGAGGTCTCTTACATCACTGCTTCTCCTCTGGGTGTACCTCAACAG GTTATTGCCATTAATGGAAAGTTTCCAGGTCCTACTATTAATGCCACTACTAATAACAATGTCATTGTCAATGTTCGGAACAAATTGGATGAGAATCTCCTCATGACCTG GGCCGGAATTCAGCAACGGCGTAGTTCATGGCAAGATGGGGTTCTAGGAACCAACTGTCCAATTCCGCCAAAGTGGAATTGGACTTATAATTTTCAGGTTAAGGATCAGATTGGAAGCTTCTTTTACTTCCCGTCCCTTAATATGCAGAGAGCGTCTGGAGGATTTGGTGGCTTTATTATTAATAACCGGGCTGTAATTTCTATTCCTTTTGCAAACCCAGATGGGGATATAACTATCTTGATTGGTGACTGGTACACAAAGAACCATACG GCTTTGAGGAAGATGCTTGACGATGGGAAAGACCTTGGGATGCCCGATGGCGTTCTTATCAATGGAAAAGGCCCTTACCAATACAACACTACACTTGTTCCTGATGGCATTGATTACGAAACGCTTGAAGTACACCCAG GAAAAACTTACCGTCTTCGCGTACACAATGTCGGGGTCTCAACTACTCTAAATTTCAGGATCCAGAACCATAATCTGCTTCTAGCAGAGTCAGAAGGATCATATACAGTGCAACAGAATTATACAAGCTTAGATATACACGTCGGACAATCTTATTCTTTTCTGGTAACCATGGATCAGAATGCAAGTTCTGATTATTACATTGTCGCGAGTGCTAGATTTGTCAACGAGTCAAATTGGAAACGAGTTACTGGAGTTGGAATCCTGCACTATACTAATTCCAAAGGAAAGGCAGCTGGCCCCCTTCCAGCTGGACCACAAGATGAATATGACAAAACTTACTCAATGAACCAGGCAAGATCTATCAG ATGGAATGTTTCAGCTAGTGGTGCACGTCCAAATCCACAGGGGTCTTTTAGATATGGATCAATCAATGTTACTGATGTTTATGTGTTGAAAAATAAGCCACCTGTAATGATTAATGGGAAACGGCGAACAACTCTCAGTGGAATCTCATTTAAAAATCCTTCCACACCAATCAGGCTTGCTGATTGGTTCAAGGTGAAGAATGCTTATAAGCTTGACTTCCCTGCGAGGCCACTTACAGGAGCACCTAAACTGGAAACTTCTGTTATTAATGCAACATTTAGAGGATTTATAGAAATCATACTGCAGAACAATGACACCAAGATGCAGAGCTACCACGTGGATGGATATGCATTCTTTGTTGTCGG GATGGACTACGGTGAGTGGACAGAGAATAGCAGGGGTACATATAACAAATGGGATGGAATAGCCCGGTCCACAGTTCAG GTTTATCCTGGGGCATGGTCAGCCATCTTGATATCTCTTGACAATGTTGGAATCTGGAACATTAGAGCTGAAAACCTTGACTCGTGGTATCTTGGCCAAGAAACTTATATGAGGGTTGTCAACCCAGAAGCAAATAACAAAACCGAGTTGCCCATACCAGACAATGCTCTATATTGCGGTGCCCTCAACAAATTGCAAAA GCCGCAAGATATCTCTTCTGCAACGTCAATCACCACCAATGGATCAAAGTTGTTCTTTGCACTGCTGATGATCATCTACGCCTTTGTTTCCTTATTCCCCTAA